AGCTATGAAGGAAAAAATAAAGAAAAAATTGCTAAAGAAGGCTTAGAATCGCTTAAACAAATTGTTGATAGTATAATTATCGTACCTAATCAAAAACTGTTTGATTTTTACAAAAATTTAACACTTATTGATGCTTTTAAAAAAGTTGATGATATTTTAAGACAAGCAGTACAAAGTATAGTTGAACTTGTTCAAAAACCTTCTGATAACGCTTCATTTATTATTAATATTGATTTTGCAGATGCACAAACAATAATGAGTGAAAAAGGTATTGCTCTAATGGGAATAGGCGAAGCAACTGGCGATAATAGAATTAAAATAGCTACAGAAATGGCAATATCAAACCCTTTGCTTGAAAATACTAGCATTGAAGGCGCAAAAGGTATATTAATGAATATCACAGCAAGCAGTAATTTTGGATTACAAGAATTGGAAGAAGCAGCCAGCATAATCCAAAATGCCATGAATGAGCAAGCAATATTTAAATATGGTTTTATTGTCAATGATGCATTAGAAGATAAAGTAAGAGTAACAATTATTGCAACTGGTTTTGAAGAAAAAAATAAAAATGACTCAATAAAAAAAATTAATAAGTATAAAAATATAGATAAAAATTATTTCAACGAAATAAGGAAAATATCTGAAATGCCAATTGAAGATAAATTTGATATACCAACTTATATAAGAAATAAAGACGAGTAGAAAATTGGTGCTAATATTTTTAATTGCTTTATTTTCATTTTTGATTGGCAGCATACCTTCCGGTTATTTGATAGGAAAAACTAAAGGTATAGATTTAAAATCCACTGGTAGTGGTAATATTGGCGCATCAAATGCGTATAGAGTTCTTGGTAAAAAAGAGGCTTTACTTACTTTACTATTTGATATGGCAAAAGGTTTTATAGTAGTTTTATGTGTTGAAAAAATCCCTTTTGCTCAAAATTTAAAAGAAATTTTAATACCAGTTTCGATAGTGTCTGTGGTTTTAGGTCATGATTTTTCAATTTTCTTAAAATTTAAAGGTGGAAAAGGCGTAGCTACAACATACGGCAGCACGCTTCTATACTCTAACTACGCTTACGTTGGCTTAATACTCTGGCTTATTATTTTAAAAGTAACAAGATACGCTTCTCTTGCTTCTTTATTGTCATTTAGCATTACAGTTTTCTTTGTTTTAATATTTGAAACTAGTATTACAGTAAAACTTACTTTTTTGATTTTATTAGGATTAATGATAATTAGACATTTTAGCAACATAGAAAGAATATTACAAGGAAGTGAACATAAAATTGAAGGGAGAATTTAAATATGGCACTAAATGAAAAAGAAATCAATTTTATAGCTGATAAAATTGTCAATACTCTAATTAGAAAAGGCCTTATCCAGCTAAAAAAAGATAAAATGGTAATAATAGATTTTGTCAAACAAACTTTAGAGCAAGATGCTCAAAAAGAAAAAGAAATTGAACAAAAAACACTTTTGTATATTGAAAACTACAAAGAACAAATAAAACAGGAAAATATTGATCAAGCAAAATTTTTTCAAATGATAAAACGTAAAATTGCGGAAAGAGAAGGATTTGTTTTATGAAATACTCAAAGGATAGAATACGAAATATAGCTAGAAATATAATAAAAAATCTCGATAGTAACAAAGTAGTTGACTTTTTGGTTGCAAGAGATATTCTATTGTCGGAGATTGAAAATGTTATTGAGGATTATTTTAAAATAAATGTACAAGCTTACGAGGCCGCTTTAGAAGAAATAAAAAAGAAAAAGAAAATTATGGCTGGAAGTATAGAATGGGATATAACATTTAATCAGATATACGAGCAGGAGTTAAATAAAAGGTTATTAAAATGATAAAAGCATATTTAATTTTAGAAAATGGCACTATATTTGAAGGTAAATCATTTGGTGCTCAAGGTACATCAATAGGTGAAATTGTATTTAATACTAGCATGAGTGGGTACCAGGAAATACTGACAGATCCTTCATATAAAGGTCAAATTGTACTTATGACATACCCCCAAATTGGCAATTATGGAACAAATGATATAGATATTGAAAGTGAAAAACCAACAGTTGAAGGTTTTATTATAAAAGAATTATCCCCAATAGCTTCAAATTTCAGAAGCAAATATACACTTGATGAGTATCTTAAAATGCACTCAATAGTCGGTATTTCGGATATAGATACTAGGTACTTGACTAAAATTTTACGTGAACATGGTAGTATGATGGGCATGATAACTACGAAAGAATTTACAAAAAATGAACTTATAGCCAAATCTAAAAATTTAGGCACAATTGTTGGAAAAGATTTAGTACAGTATGTTACATGCTCGACTTCATACAAATGGAATGAACCATTATACCATTTCGATTTTGAAAATAAATCACAAATAAAAGATATACACAAAAAACCTAAAGTTATAGTTTATGATTTTGGAACTAAAAGAAATATTTTAAGACACTTATATAGCATAGGTTTTGAAGTAATAGTTGTAAATGCTTACACTACATATGAAGATATAAAAAAATTGTCACCTGACGCTATTTTTTTATCAAATGGACCGGGAGACCCAAGAGGTCTCAAAGATGAACACTTAACAGAAGTAAAAAAAGCAATTTTAGAATATCCAACATTTGGTATATGTTTTGGGTTACAAATTATCTCCAGAATTTTTAATGCAAAAATTTATAAATTAAAATTTGGTCATCATGGTGCCAATCATCCTGTTAAAAATTTACTTAATGGAAAAATAGAAATAACTGTTCAAAACCATAATTATGCAGCTACAGAAGATAGTTTATTAAAAAATGATTTTGAAATAACACATAAAAACTTAAATGATAATAGCATAGAAGGCATAAAGCACAAAAAATTACCAATATTTGCTGTTCAATACCATCCAGAAGCCAGTGCTGGACCTCACGATTCAAATTATCTTTTTGGTGAGTTTTATAAAANNNNNNNNNNATAAAATGGTTACAGGAGGCAAAATTGAGGAAACAAAGAACAATTAAAGAAACTGTCAAAGTTTCTGGCATAGGCGTGCACACTGGAAAAAAAGTAGACTGCATAATTGAACCTGCACCAGATGACACAGGCATAGTTTTTCACAGAACAGACAAAAATATTTTTATACCTGTAAATCAAAACAATGTTGTTGATACAACTTTATCCACAACAATAGGTTTAAATGGAGTCTATATTAAAACTGTTGAACATTTGCTTGCAAGTTTGTATGCATTAAATATAGATAACTGCATTATAAAAATAGATAACGAAGAAGTACCAATACTAGATGGTTCTAGTGCGCCATGGGTATATTTATTAAAAAGTGCTTCTTATGTTGAGCAAAAGCATTATAAAAAAGTTTTAATAATTACAAAACCTGTAAAAATTAAAGAAAATGGCAAATTTGTTGCTCTTTTGCCGTGTAGAAAATTTAAAATAAGTTATGCAATTTCATTTGAAGGTACTTTTATTAATAAACAAAAATATGAACTTGAAATTAACGAACAAACCTTTATAAAAGAAATTAGTAAAGCAAGAACTTTTTGTTTTTTAAGAGATATTGAATATATGCAGCAAAATAATCTAGCACTTGGTGGAAGCCTCGATAATGCAGTTGTAGTAGATGATTATGGTGTAGTTAATGAAGATCCTCTTAGATACGAAAATGAATTTGTAAGACATAAAATACTTGATGCAATTGGAGATTTATCTATTTTAAATTATGATTTAAAAGCTCATTATATTGCATATAAGTCTGGTCATAATTTAAATTATAAGCTTGTATCAAGTTTATTAAAAGATAAAAAATCCTATGTAATTATTGGTTCGCCAAAGCAAGAAGCGCAAGTATTAGAAGACCTAGGTTTTTTAAGTCCAGTTGTTGGTTAAATCGAGCGTAAAAAAATATTTAACTTCGCATAATTTACATTATGTCAACTAAAAGGAAAAACAATGAAAGTTCTAGTTACTGGCGGTGCTGGTTATATTTAAAAAATGAAGGTATAGATACACTAACATTTGACAATCTATCAACTGGACATAAATGGGCTTTACTGGGCGAAAAATTATTTGTAGGTGATTTAGCAGACATTGAAGCTATAAATAAAGCAATTGTTTACTTCAAGCCAGATGCAGTCATTCACTTTGCAGCATCAATACAGGTTGGAGAATCTGTTGTAAATCCTCTTTTGTATTATTCAAACAATGTTAAAAATACAATCAACCTGCTAAATGCTATGATAAAAAATAACGTAAA
The DNA window shown above is from Desulfurella sp. and carries:
- the carA gene encoding glutamine-hydrolyzing carbamoyl-phosphate synthase small subunit, with protein sequence MIKAYLILENGTIFEGKSFGAQGTSIGEIVFNTSMSGYQEILTDPSYKGQIVLMTYPQIGNYGTNDIDIESEKPTVEGFIIKELSPIASNFRSKYTLDEYLKMHSIVGISDIDTRYLTKILREHGSMMGMITTKEFTKNELIAKSKNLGTIVGKDLVQYVTCSTSYKWNEPLYHFDFENKSQIKDIHKKPKVIVYDFGTKRNILRHLYSIGFEVIVVNAYTTYEDIKKLSPDAIFLSNGPGDPRGLKDEHLTEVKKAILEYPTFGICFGLQIISRIFNAKIYKLKFGHHGANHPVKNLLNGKIEITVQNHNYAATEDSLLKNDFEITHKNLNDNSIEGIKHKKLPIFAVQYHPEASAGPHDSNYLFGEFYK
- a CDS encoding DUF507 family protein, with protein sequence MKYSKDRIRNIARNIIKNLDSNKVVDFLVARDILLSEIENVIEDYFKINVQAYEAALEEIKKKKKIMAGSIEWDITFNQIYEQELNKRLLK
- the ftsZ gene encoding cell division protein FtsZ, with protein sequence SLAPNKLQIGVNLTKGLGAGSDPQKGKQAAEESIEDIKKTLQGADMVFITAGMGGGTGTGASPIIAKVAKELGALTIGVVTKPFSYEGKNKEKIAKEGLESLKQIVDSIIIVPNQKLFDFYKNLTLIDAFKKVDDILRQAVQSIVELVQKPSDNASFIINIDFADAQTIMSEKGIALMGIGEATGDNRIKIATEMAISNPLLENTSIEGAKGILMNITASSNFGLQELEEAASIIQNAMNEQAIFKYGFIVNDALEDKVRVTIIATGFEEKNKNDSIKKINKYKNIDKNYFNEIRKISEMPIEDKFDIPTYIRNKDE
- a CDS encoding DUF507 family protein — its product is MALNEKEINFIADKIVNTLIRKGLIQLKKDKMVIIDFVKQTLEQDAQKEKEIEQKTLLYIENYKEQIKQENIDQAKFFQMIKRKIAEREGFVL
- the plsY gene encoding glycerol-3-phosphate 1-O-acyltransferase PlsY, coding for MLIFLIALFSFLIGSIPSGYLIGKTKGIDLKSTGSGNIGASNAYRVLGKKEALLTLLFDMAKGFIVVLCVEKIPFAQNLKEILIPVSIVSVVLGHDFSIFLKFKGGKGVATTYGSTLLYSNYAYVGLILWLIILKVTRYASLASLLSFSITVFFVLIFETSITVKLTFLILLGLMIIRHFSNIERILQGSEHKIEGRI
- the lpxC gene encoding UDP-3-O-acyl-N-acetylglucosamine deacetylase, yielding IKWLQEAKLRKQRTIKETVKVSGIGVHTGKKVDCIIEPAPDDTGIVFHRTDKNIFIPVNQNNVVDTTLSTTIGLNGVYIKTVEHLLASLYALNIDNCIIKIDNEEVPILDGSSAPWVYLLKSASYVEQKHYKKVLIITKPVKIKENGKFVALLPCRKFKISYAISFEGTFINKQKYELEINEQTFIKEISKARTFCFLRDIEYMQQNNLALGGSLDNAVVVDDYGVVNEDPLRYENEFVRHKILDAIGDLSILNYDLKAHYIAYKSGHNLNYKLVSSLLKDKKSYVIIGSPKQEAQVLEDLGFLSPVVG